The Geoglobus acetivorans genome window below encodes:
- a CDS encoding substrate-binding domain-containing protein, translating to MDFGTVTPRIEIFLEYDGKKVADSSAAELLRAIKEKGSILSASHSLGIPYSKAWEILSRIERISGRKVVETKRGGKRGGGAHLTAFGDRLLAVYMKAKMDLEKRTAMAERNSESVFIAYSNDPLFAMVVDRLSGEENVESISPGSGMALAMLTLNEADVACCHLYDAESGEYNVPFLKKFWLHDRVVRLGGFERELVFAFRRDSGVEGLEDGIRKILEGKLRFAARNLGSGTRELARSLFERYARAFGIREASIRGLEYECRTHEDVAYRIANGDADAGILLRYVAEKYGLQAYHLKWERYECFALRDCLYKNGVKKLQELLNSRWFVGMLEFLPGYKLAEGENQ from the coding sequence ATGGACTTTGGGACAGTTACGCCGAGAATTGAGATTTTTCTTGAATATGATGGGAAAAAGGTTGCTGACAGCAGTGCGGCTGAGCTTTTGAGGGCCATAAAGGAGAAAGGTTCAATTCTGTCAGCCTCACACTCGCTTGGTATTCCCTATTCAAAGGCATGGGAAATACTCTCAAGAATCGAAAGAATCTCTGGAAGAAAGGTGGTTGAGACCAAAAGAGGAGGAAAAAGGGGCGGAGGTGCGCACCTTACGGCTTTTGGTGACAGGCTGCTTGCAGTCTACATGAAGGCAAAAATGGACCTTGAAAAAAGAACCGCCATGGCTGAAAGAAACTCTGAGTCGGTTTTCATCGCATACAGCAACGACCCTCTGTTTGCGATGGTTGTTGACAGGCTTTCCGGTGAGGAGAACGTGGAAAGCATTTCACCGGGGTCAGGGATGGCGCTTGCTATGCTGACCCTGAATGAGGCAGATGTGGCGTGCTGCCATCTGTATGATGCTGAGAGCGGAGAATACAACGTACCTTTCCTCAAGAAGTTCTGGCTTCATGACAGGGTCGTCAGACTGGGCGGGTTTGAGAGAGAACTCGTTTTTGCATTCCGGCGAGATTCAGGTGTTGAAGGACTGGAAGATGGCATAAGAAAGATTCTTGAAGGTAAACTCAGGTTTGCGGCGAGAAACCTTGGCTCTGGAACGAGAGAACTTGCCCGGTCTCTGTTTGAAAGGTATGCCAGAGCTTTTGGAATTCGTGAAGCGTCGATTAGGGGTCTTGAATACGAGTGCAGAACTCATGAGGATGTGGCTTACCGGATTGCGAATGGCGATGCGGATGCGGGCATACTGCTCAGGTATGTGGCAGAAAAATACGGATTGCAGGCATATCATCTGAAATGGGAGAGATACGAATGCTTTGCTCTCAGAGATTGCCTGTACAAAAACGGGGTGAAAAAATTGCAGGAACTGCTGAACTCAAGATGGTTTGTGGGTATGCTTGAGTTCCTTCCTGGCTACAAGCTGGCTGAGGGCGAGAACCAATAA